A genome region from Blautia coccoides includes the following:
- the ligA gene encoding NAD-dependent DNA ligase LigA, translating to MKKLVSWLNIQRNAYYNSDSPNVSDYEYDKKFEELEQLEKKSGIVLSDSPTQSVGYMPVSELGKVKLKTPLLSLDKTKQTERLYHFIGNHAILLMLKLDGLTVELDYENGRLVQACTRGDGMIGEDITHNIPAFKNVPLSIPYQKKLRLSGEALILNSDFELLKDTLLDSTGKKYSNTRNLASGSVRCLNPETCAKRHVHFLAFKVLEGLDESSDCKDSKHFRLSELQQLGFDLCPYIFVENPHYQISDLKNDIQSLQELSEQQHLPIDGIVASYDSISYSESCGRTGRFYKDGIAYKFEDETYVTVLRKILWTPTRSGIISPVAIFDTVNIDGCEVSRASLHNLSFIKNLELVPGCRILVSKRNMIIPHIEDNLDRGNYQESIPAFCSCCGHKTRIYTRKSQDGHLVETLHCDNPACETQQLRNMVHFVEKKAMNIQGLSSATLEKFLEKGWIKSFQDIYHLDRYKDEIIQMDGFRKASYTKLEKSINDSRNTTFTRYLVAMDIPLIGRTISEILNTHFDSDLNAFETAVLHGYDFTQIEGIGCASNNFLHIWFADERNLKLWRELQTEMTFEERKEQNIMKEKTIFTGKIIVATGKLEHFTRDQINTKILELGAKPSNSVSKKTDYLIAGEKAGSKLSKAQNLGIKILTEDEFLQMIA from the coding sequence ATGAAAAAATTAGTATCCTGGCTTAACATCCAGAGAAATGCATATTACAACTCAGATTCCCCAAACGTATCGGATTATGAATACGACAAAAAATTTGAGGAGCTGGAACAACTTGAAAAGAAGAGTGGAATTGTATTATCCGATTCTCCCACGCAAAGTGTCGGGTATATGCCCGTCAGTGAACTGGGGAAAGTAAAACTGAAGACCCCTCTCCTGTCACTGGATAAGACTAAACAGACAGAAAGGCTGTATCATTTTATTGGTAATCATGCGATACTCCTTATGCTGAAGTTGGACGGACTGACTGTGGAACTTGACTATGAGAATGGACGACTGGTGCAAGCATGTACCAGAGGAGATGGGATGATAGGTGAGGACATCACTCATAATATCCCTGCTTTTAAAAACGTCCCTCTCTCCATTCCGTACCAGAAAAAACTCCGCCTCAGTGGTGAAGCGCTTATTCTAAACAGTGATTTTGAATTGCTCAAAGATACTCTGCTTGACAGTACCGGAAAGAAATATAGTAATACCAGAAATTTAGCCTCTGGCTCTGTGCGCTGTCTGAATCCGGAAACCTGCGCTAAACGCCATGTACACTTTCTGGCTTTCAAAGTCTTGGAAGGGCTGGATGAATCTTCTGATTGTAAGGATTCTAAACACTTCCGATTATCGGAACTTCAACAGTTAGGATTTGATTTGTGCCCTTACATATTTGTGGAAAACCCGCACTATCAAATATCGGATTTAAAAAATGATATCCAGAGTCTCCAGGAACTTTCTGAACAGCAGCACCTTCCAATAGACGGTATTGTTGCAAGTTATGACAGTATTTCCTACTCAGAAAGCTGTGGACGTACCGGACGCTTCTATAAAGATGGGATTGCATATAAGTTTGAGGATGAAACGTATGTAACTGTACTGCGTAAAATCTTATGGACACCAACCCGGTCCGGTATCATATCTCCTGTAGCAATTTTCGATACAGTCAATATTGATGGCTGCGAAGTGTCAAGAGCTTCTCTGCACAATCTTTCCTTTATAAAAAATTTAGAATTGGTTCCGGGATGTCGCATCTTAGTGTCAAAACGCAACATGATTATCCCTCACATAGAAGATAATCTGGACCGTGGCAATTATCAGGAATCTATTCCTGCCTTTTGTTCCTGCTGTGGTCATAAGACCCGGATTTATACACGTAAATCACAAGATGGACATCTGGTTGAAACACTGCACTGTGATAACCCAGCATGCGAAACTCAACAGCTGCGGAACATGGTACATTTTGTGGAAAAGAAAGCCATGAATATTCAGGGGCTCTCTTCTGCCACATTGGAAAAATTTCTGGAAAAAGGCTGGATAAAATCCTTCCAGGATATTTATCATCTGGATCGCTACAAAGATGAAATTATTCAGATGGATGGATTTAGGAAGGCTTCGTACACAAAACTGGAAAAATCTATTAATGACAGTCGAAATACTACATTTACACGCTATCTGGTGGCAATGGATATTCCTCTTATCGGGCGTACCATAAGTGAAATTCTGAATACGCATTTCGACAGTGACTTGAACGCATTTGAAACTGCAGTTTTACATGGGTATGACTTCACACAGATTGAAGGAATCGGCTGTGCATCTAACAATTTCCTCCATATATGGTTTGCAGATGAACGAAACCTGAAATTATGGCGAGAATTACAGACTGAAATGACATTTGAAGAAAGAAAGGAACAAAATATTATGAAAGAAAAGACTATCTTTACAGGAAAAATCATCGTTGCAACAGGGAAACTGGAACACTTTACACGTGACCAGATTAACACAAAAATCCTCGAGCTTGGAGCCAAACCAAGCAATTCTGTCTCTAAAAAAACGGACTATTTGATTGCTGGTGAAAAAGCCGGAAGCAAGCTGTCCAAAGCACAGAATCTGGGAATAAAAATCCTTACTGAAGATGAATTTCTTCAAATGATTGCGTAA
- a CDS encoding YkgJ family cysteine cluster protein, with product MNRNEIDEYMKMKIGVDEPFKFHCTQCGKCCFNRNKEAILITGKDIFNISKSQGLTPEETVKKYGLASIGRDSRLPIVRLKTVGLLQQCVLLKDNKCSIHDSKPVVCAMFPIGRMLNLNPEGTDGRKQKIEYLFVNPECGDDTETHTAREWLYKFGISLEDTFFVKCSQVISKLTPLLQRAEKEFNEKIMQDLWDIVFGLLYVSA from the coding sequence ATGAACAGAAACGAGATTGACGAATATATGAAAATGAAAATCGGAGTAGACGAACCATTTAAGTTTCATTGCACGCAATGCGGGAAATGCTGTTTCAATCGAAATAAAGAGGCAATTTTAATAACAGGCAAAGATATTTTTAATATTTCTAAAAGCCAGGGTCTTACCCCTGAAGAAACTGTTAAAAAGTATGGTCTTGCCTCCATAGGTAGAGACTCCAGGCTTCCTATCGTAAGATTAAAAACTGTAGGACTTTTACAACAGTGTGTTTTATTGAAGGACAATAAATGTTCCATTCATGATAGTAAACCCGTTGTCTGCGCCATGTTTCCCATCGGAAGAATGTTAAATCTTAATCCAGAGGGAACCGATGGCAGGAAGCAGAAGATTGAATATCTTTTCGTCAACCCAGAATGCGGCGATGATACAGAAACACATACTGCACGTGAATGGCTCTATAAATTTGGAATCTCTCTGGAGGACACTTTCTTCGTTAAATGCAGCCAAGTGATATCAAAACTTACACCACTTTTGCAAAGAGCAGAAAAAGAGTTTAATGAAAAAATCATGCAGGATCTATGGGATATTGTCTTTGGCTTACTGTACGTAAGTGCTTAA